A genome region from Populus alba chromosome 3, ASM523922v2, whole genome shotgun sequence includes the following:
- the LOC118037968 gene encoding transcription factor bHLH68 isoform X2 — MAGNPSWWSMHPPSQQPSALLSSSPSSFPSPYVLGSSPFPLNSLPDNQELPQSWSQLLLGGSSGDEDRYGLSQFQPKKLENWEDQILSPSPSISLDADVKQEVSHNSNLYGHGEEDFQAARPTAWPQAMPVSSPRSCVTSLSSSTSILDFSYNKADGASQHPDQSSECNSTATGGVCKKARVQPSSSQPLKVRKEKLGDRITALHQMVSPFGKTDTASVLLEAIGYIRFLQGQIEALSSPYMGTASPNMRTQQQSDNQDQAKDLRSRGLCLVPVSCTQHVGSDNGADYWAPAIGGGF; from the exons ATGGCAGGAAACCCTAGCTGGTGGAGCATGCATCCACCTTCACAGCAACCTTCTGCTTTGTTATCATCTTCTCCATCTAGCTTCCCTTCCCCATATGTACTTGGATCTTCTCCATTCCCTTTGAATTCTCTGCCTGATAACCAAGAGCTTCCACAGTCATGGAGCCAGCTACTTtt GGGTGGTTCGTCAGGAGATGAAGATAGGTACGGTCTGAGTCAATTTCAGCCTAAAAAGTTGGAAAATTGGGAAGACCAAATATTAAGTCCGTCTCCAAGTATTTCTTTGGATGCTGATGTAAAGCAAGAGGTTTCCCACAATAGCAACTTATATGGTCATGGGGAAGAAGACTTTCAGGCAGCTAGGCCCACAGCTTGGCCACAAGCGATGCCGGTCTCTTCCCCTAGGTCTTGCGTCACAAGTTTAAGTAGTAGTACTAGTATATTAGACTTCTCTTACAACAAGGCAGATGGGGCAAGTCAGCATCCAGATCAGTCATCTGAG TGTAACAGTACAGCCACAGGTGGAGTGTGTAAGAAGGCTAGGGTTCAACCCTCTTCAAGCCAACCTCTTAAG GTGAGGAAGGAGAAGTTAGGTGATAGAATAACAGCTCTTCACCAAATGGTTTCTCCTTTTGGAAAG ACTGACACAGCTTCAGTCTTGTTAGAAGCTATTGGGTATATCAGATTCCTTCAGGGTCAAATTGAG GCTCTTAGCTCCCCTTACATGGGCACTGCCTCACCAAATATGAGGACCCAGCAACAATCT GATAATCAAGATCAGGCAAAGGACTTGAGGAGTAGAGGACTGTGCTTGGTTCCCGTGTCCTGTACTCAGCATGTTGGAAGTGACAACGGTGCCGATTACTGGGCTCCCGCTATCGGAGGAGGGTTTTGA
- the LOC118037968 gene encoding transcription factor bHLH68 isoform X1: protein MAGNPSWWSMHPPSQQPSALLSSSPSSFPSPYVLGSSPFPLNSLPDNQELPQSWSQLLLGGSSGDEDRYGLSQFQPKKLENWEDQILSPSPSISLDADVKQEVSHNSNLYGHGEEDFQAARPTAWPQAMPVSSPRSCVTSLSSSTSILDFSYNKADGASQHPDQSSECNSTATGGVCKKARVQPSSSQPLKVRKEKLGDRITALHQMVSPFGKTDTASVLLEAIGYIRFLQGQIEALSSPYMGTASPNMRTQQQSVEEERNSAFSEDMRQDNQDQAKDLRSRGLCLVPVSCTQHVGSDNGADYWAPAIGGGF, encoded by the exons ATGGCAGGAAACCCTAGCTGGTGGAGCATGCATCCACCTTCACAGCAACCTTCTGCTTTGTTATCATCTTCTCCATCTAGCTTCCCTTCCCCATATGTACTTGGATCTTCTCCATTCCCTTTGAATTCTCTGCCTGATAACCAAGAGCTTCCACAGTCATGGAGCCAGCTACTTtt GGGTGGTTCGTCAGGAGATGAAGATAGGTACGGTCTGAGTCAATTTCAGCCTAAAAAGTTGGAAAATTGGGAAGACCAAATATTAAGTCCGTCTCCAAGTATTTCTTTGGATGCTGATGTAAAGCAAGAGGTTTCCCACAATAGCAACTTATATGGTCATGGGGAAGAAGACTTTCAGGCAGCTAGGCCCACAGCTTGGCCACAAGCGATGCCGGTCTCTTCCCCTAGGTCTTGCGTCACAAGTTTAAGTAGTAGTACTAGTATATTAGACTTCTCTTACAACAAGGCAGATGGGGCAAGTCAGCATCCAGATCAGTCATCTGAG TGTAACAGTACAGCCACAGGTGGAGTGTGTAAGAAGGCTAGGGTTCAACCCTCTTCAAGCCAACCTCTTAAG GTGAGGAAGGAGAAGTTAGGTGATAGAATAACAGCTCTTCACCAAATGGTTTCTCCTTTTGGAAAG ACTGACACAGCTTCAGTCTTGTTAGAAGCTATTGGGTATATCAGATTCCTTCAGGGTCAAATTGAG GCTCTTAGCTCCCCTTACATGGGCACTGCCTCACCAAATATGAGGACCCAGCAACAATCT gttgaagaagagagaaatagtgCATTTTCTGAAGACATGCGTCAG GATAATCAAGATCAGGCAAAGGACTTGAGGAGTAGAGGACTGTGCTTGGTTCCCGTGTCCTGTACTCAGCATGTTGGAAGTGACAACGGTGCCGATTACTGGGCTCCCGCTATCGGAGGAGGGTTTTGA
- the LOC118037970 gene encoding probable inactive nicotinamidase At3g16190 isoform X1 yields MSMADKWNQTALLVIDMQNDFILEDGLMKVNGGKAIVPNVIKAVDIARQRGILVVWVVREHDPQGRDAELFRRHLYSPGNVGPTSKGSVGAELVDGLVIKEGDYKLVKTRFSAFFATHLHSFLRTEGIKSLVISGVQTPNCIRQTVFDAVALDYQPVTVIVDATAAATPDIHDANISDMKNIGVETPTLQEWCGSGA; encoded by the exons ATGAGCATGGCAGATAAATGGAACCAAACTGCTCTATTAGTCATTGACATGCag aaTGATTTTATACTGGAGGATGGATTGATGAAAGTGAATGGAGGCAAAGCCATTGTCCCAAATGTGATCAAAGCTGTTGATATTGCTAGGCAGCGTGGCATCCTTGTTGTCTGG GTTGTCCGTGAACATGATCCACAAGGGAGAGATGCCGAACTCTTTCGCAGACATTTGTACTCTCCAGGAAATGTGGGTCCCACCTCGAAGGGAAGTGTGGGAGCAGAACTGGTTGATGGTCTTGTAATCAAAGAAGGGGATTATAAGTTGGTGAAGACACGTTTCAGTGCATTCTTTGCTACTCATCTTCATTCATTTCTGCGTACTGAGGGCATTAAGAGTTTAGTAATTTCGG GGGTTCAAACTCCAAATTGCATAAGGCAGACTGTCTTTGATGCGGTAGCTCTGGATTACCAACCTGTTACTGTTATTGTTGATGCCACCGCTGCTGCTACTCCTGACATACATGATG CCAATATTTctgacatgaaaaatataggagTTGAGACCCCAACATTGCAGGAATGGTGCGGTTCTGGTGCTTGA
- the LOC118037970 gene encoding probable inactive nicotinamidase At3g16190 isoform X3: MSMADKWNQTALLVIDMQVVREHDPQGRDAELFRRHLYSPGNVGPTSKGSVGAELVDGLVIKEGDYKLVKTRFSAFFATHLHSFLRTEGIKSLVISGVQTPNCIRQTVFDAVALDYQPVTVIVDATAAATPDIHDANISDMKNIGVETPTLQEWCGSGA, from the exons ATGAGCATGGCAGATAAATGGAACCAAACTGCTCTATTAGTCATTGACATGCag GTTGTCCGTGAACATGATCCACAAGGGAGAGATGCCGAACTCTTTCGCAGACATTTGTACTCTCCAGGAAATGTGGGTCCCACCTCGAAGGGAAGTGTGGGAGCAGAACTGGTTGATGGTCTTGTAATCAAAGAAGGGGATTATAAGTTGGTGAAGACACGTTTCAGTGCATTCTTTGCTACTCATCTTCATTCATTTCTGCGTACTGAGGGCATTAAGAGTTTAGTAATTTCGG GGGTTCAAACTCCAAATTGCATAAGGCAGACTGTCTTTGATGCGGTAGCTCTGGATTACCAACCTGTTACTGTTATTGTTGATGCCACCGCTGCTGCTACTCCTGACATACATGATG CCAATATTTctgacatgaaaaatataggagTTGAGACCCCAACATTGCAGGAATGGTGCGGTTCTGGTGCTTGA
- the LOC118037970 gene encoding probable inactive nicotinamidase At3g16190 isoform X2: protein MSMADKWNQTALLVIDMQNDFILEDGLMKVNGGKAIVPNVIKAVDIARQRGILVVWVVREHDPQGRDAELFRRHLYSPGNVGPTSKGSVGAELVDGLVIKEGDYKLVKTRFSAFFATHLHSFLRTEGIKSLVISGVQTPNCIRQTVFDAVALDYQPVTVIVDATAAATPDIHDGVETPTLQEWCGSGA from the exons ATGAGCATGGCAGATAAATGGAACCAAACTGCTCTATTAGTCATTGACATGCag aaTGATTTTATACTGGAGGATGGATTGATGAAAGTGAATGGAGGCAAAGCCATTGTCCCAAATGTGATCAAAGCTGTTGATATTGCTAGGCAGCGTGGCATCCTTGTTGTCTGG GTTGTCCGTGAACATGATCCACAAGGGAGAGATGCCGAACTCTTTCGCAGACATTTGTACTCTCCAGGAAATGTGGGTCCCACCTCGAAGGGAAGTGTGGGAGCAGAACTGGTTGATGGTCTTGTAATCAAAGAAGGGGATTATAAGTTGGTGAAGACACGTTTCAGTGCATTCTTTGCTACTCATCTTCATTCATTTCTGCGTACTGAGGGCATTAAGAGTTTAGTAATTTCGG GGGTTCAAACTCCAAATTGCATAAGGCAGACTGTCTTTGATGCGGTAGCTCTGGATTACCAACCTGTTACTGTTATTGTTGATGCCACCGCTGCTGCTACTCCTGACATACATGATG gagTTGAGACCCCAACATTGCAGGAATGGTGCGGTTCTGGTGCTTGA